Part of the Photobacterium sp. DA100 genome is shown below.
TTTTTTACTTTCCGTATCAAAGCTCACATTTTCAACCCGCCCCACCGTAAAGCCCTCATAAAGCACCGGGTCACCCACTCCCAGCTTACCCGCTTCATTATGGCTCAGGATCAAACGCAGCCCCTTGGCATCTGGCGGCGCAACCGGTGGGACGTCCAGCACATCGAAGGTAAATTGTTCTTTCTCACTTTTACCTGGTTGCAGTTGGATGTATGCCCCCGATAACAAGGTATCCAACCCGGACACCCCTGACTTTCCGATGCGCGGCTTTACCACCCAAAATAAAGAGTCTTCCTTGAGCATCCGGGCTGCGTCTTTATCCATTTGCGCTGTCACTTGAATAGCACTGTAGTCCTCATTTAAGGTTACCGCCGTGACCACACCGACTTTAACGTTCAACGCTTTAATTTCAGTTTTACCAACCTCAATACCCTCAGCAGTATCGATATTCAATACAATTTCAGGCCCTTGGCTAGTGATAAACTGAATCAGCATCCATATACCAATCCCGACGGCAATAACAGGTACCAACCATATCGACGATATTTGTTTAATGGCTTCTTTCTTAGCCTGGGGAGATGAGGTTTCACTCATAACTGTTTTTCTCTTTATTATTGTTCACATAGCCTGCGGGGGAGACAAACGCCGAATCCTTGGGCCAAAACACACGGGGATCAAAAGACATTGCTGAGATCATAGTCAGTAGAACAACACAGGCAAACGATAATGCAGCAGGGCCTGGGTAAATTGCCATTAAGTTCTGAAGTTGAACCAAGGCCACCAAAATCGCCACCACAAAAATATCAATCATCGACCAACGACCAATAAACTCTGTCATTCGATACACCTTTAACTTTCGCACCGCTTTCTTTTCATCGAGGCTGCCACCTTTCCCAGCCATGATATACAGCCAAGACAGCGCAATAATTTTTGCCAGCGGAATGACCACACTTGCCAGAAAAATAACTGCCGCTATGGGATATGACTTTAATTGCCATAACAACACAACCCCGCCCAGTATGGTTGAGCCTTCTGCTTTGCCCAAACTGACGGTATACATCATGGGATAAAGATTGGCGGGAATAAAAAAGACAGCGGCGGCGATAAGCAACGCCCAGGACCGCTGCAACATCTGCTGAGGCTCGTAGGGGTGGAGCCGGCCATGGCAGCGGATACAGCGAGCATGCTTCTCTTCCGTCAGCGGATTGAGTTGCGAGCACACATGGCAGCTGACATGGTTATAACTGTTGTGGCAATCACCGGCCTTTACGCCATCCTGCGGCTCGAGAGGAAGAAACTGCAACCATAGCCAGGTACGATCAGCCATCGAGACGCATTTCACCACCAGCATGGTATAGAGGCAAAACGCCCAAAACGACATCCCCAGTCCGATATCCGCCAACGACGCAATTTTTATCAAGCTGACCAATACCCCAATTAAAAACACATCAACCATCAACCAAGGTTCAATCCGGATCATTAGCCGACATAACTTTTTCTCCCACAAGGCAATAGGCTTTTCTCCCGGATACTTTAGCCGCTGGCCTGCACGGAAATACAAATATAGCAGCGAGACCAAATACAAAGCCGGCAACACTAATACCGTTAACAGGAGCAAAAGTGCCAGCAAACTATTTTGAAAAACACTGAGCATTTCTGCCGAATGCATCAGGGTGATTTCCTGGCTGATCCCCTTCACGCTGAACGACATAAAAGGGAAACTGATGCTGGCAACAAGCATTACCAAGCTCGCCAAACCATAAGACAGTGGCCGCTGAAATGGCTGGGCTATGCGTTTAACCAGAGTGTGATGGCACCTTGGACAAACCGACTTCTCATCATCGCCGAGCTCAGGCAACGCCACCACTAATCCACACTCCTCACAGCCGACTAGCGCTTGTCGTTGTTGTGGTTTACCCATTTGTACCTCAATTCACCTTGCATCGGGCAAGGCAACATTATCAATTAGCGTTATTTTACTTTATTTAAGTTAGTATACCCAAGTGGCATTAAGTTGCTTAACTGCAACACATAACTGAAAAAGCACCCGATTGCTTCGAGTGCTTTATAGAAGTAAGCGGTTTGTTTTAACGTTAACCCGCAGTGAAAAGCTGGTCAGTTTTGGCCGCGCAGATAAAATCATTCTTGTGTAGCCCTTTGGCCGAATGGCTCCACCAGCGAACCCTTACCTTACCCCACTCAAGGGTAATTTCAGGATGGTGAAACTCTGCTTCAGCCAGCGCTGCAACCCTGTCAGTGAATGCCCAGGCCATTTTAAAATTCTTGAAAGTAAATTGCCGTTCAAGCTGTTCAACACCATCAACTTCAACCGCCTGCCATTCTGGCAAAGTGGCGAGCAGTGCTATTTTTTCATTTTCTGTCACCTTAGGTGCTCCAGCATGGCAGGCTTCGCACTTGAGTTCATGTAGTTCAATCATTGATTCCCCTTAACTCACTTCCTTGATTTTGCTTTCAAACAGTGGCTCATGTAATCCCAGCTTCTGTGCCTCAGTGACCAACTGCATGATATCTTGGTGGGCCAACTCGTAGAGCTGGTTAATATCCTCAAGAATAAAATAGAGCGGCTGCATGATGTCGATCCGGTAAGGCGTACGCATGATATCAATAGGCTCAAACGGTTTATAAAGAGGCCTAGGCTGGTGCGCTTTACTGTCCAGCTTATCAAGCTTGTCCGAGGCCATTTGCCCGGTTAACGCATAGCGCGTTTCGCCGGGGGACGACAGAATGCCTCCACCATATATGCGCAACCCTTCTTGCTGCTGCAGCAGTCCAAATTCAACTGTAAACCAGTATAGCCTTGCCAAGTAGACTCTTTGCGCAGAATTCGCCTTGGCTCCCAATTTTCCGTACGTATGGGTAAAGGCGGCAAAGGCCGGGTTGGTCAGCATGGCACAGTGGCCAAAGATTTCGTGGAAAAAGTCTGGCTCCTGCAGATAGTCAAACTCTTCCCTTCGCCGCAAAAACGTGGCGACAGGAAATTGCTTGTTGGCTAACAACCTGAAGAAACGATCAAAGTTTATCAAGGCTGGGACAGCAACACACTCCCACCCCGTGGTGGACTGCAATACCCGGTTTATTTCCACCAATTGCGGTGCTCGCTGCTGGGGTAAATCGAGTAATTCCAGACCGTCGATATACGCCTGGCAGGCTCTTCCTTCGATACATGCCAATTGGCGCTCAACCAGATCGTGCCACACTTGGTTTTCAGATCGGTCCCAATGGATCACACCCTGTTCATCTGGCTTTTTTGAGACATATTTTGTTCCGCTACCCATAATTGACCTTCTTTGTTCTGCTGCCTCGCCCTGGCAAATCAACATTCCGCTAATATCATGTTCGTTTCCTTTAGATTAGGTCGCTTAGCCAACCCACCGACAGTCGTTCTTAGCAATGAAACTCCGGCAAAACGTAACAATTATTTTACAGAACATTATCCACCCTATACTGGCAGCCGGTACGAGTACACATCATTCAATGACTTAAAAACAGCTCAGCAACATGCAAGCGAACAATCATGGCTTGTAAATCAATACGGACACTGGTTGGTGAATTCAGTTAAGGCTTCAAGTTGCCTTGCCCGAATGACTGCGCCAGAGTTAAGCCATTGAGCTAACATTTAATTAACACGGTCAATGTGGAATGACTGTGATCACGAGGGATATGCAATGCGGCAATGGTTTCAATTTCCAATCACCGAGGGAGAGGCTTCTCGCCAAGCACATTGTGACTTGCCTGAAGGTACGTTCGAACGTGAGTGCGGCCGAGAAGGTTTTTTTGGCCCAGCAAGCCATATGTATCACCGCCACCCTCCAACAGGGTGGATAGACTGGGATGGTCCCCTACGCCCCAGGGCAATAGACACTAATCAAATCCCCTCTGAAGGGGCCTCGCCTTGGGATGCCTCGCTTATCCTGTTCAACAATAACCTCAAGTTTCGGGTTTGGCACTGCGACAGAGCCATGGAAGATCTCGCGCGAAATGGCGATGGCGACGAAGTGCTATTCATCCATCATGGGTGTGGCGATTTGTTCTGCGATTATGGCCATATGACCTTCCGAGACGGCGATTATATTGTACTACCTAGGGCAACGAGTTGGCGGATAGAACCCAAGGCCCCTGTCACCATGCTGCTCATCGAGGCAACGAACAGTGCCTATCAGATGGCAGAACGCGGCATAGTCGGCCAGCATGCCGTCTATGATCCGGCCGTATTGGAATATGCCAGGATCAATGATGCCTTCCTCCACCAGCAGAATGACAACCGGTACTGGAAAGTCCAACTCAAGGCCCGTAACCAACTTAACACTATTACTTATCCCTATAACCCACTCGATGCACAAGGTTGGAAAGGTAACCTGACGGCCTTCAAGCTTAACTGGCGCGATATCAGACCGCTGATGAGCCACCGCTATCACCTCCCCCCTTCGGCCCATACCACTTTTGTTGCCGATGGTTTTGTGATTTGTACCTTTGTGCCTCGGCCAATCGAAAGCGATCCGAATGCCTTGAAAGTACCCTTCTACCATAACAACGATGATTTCGATGAAGTCCTGTTCTATCACCGGGGTAACTTCTTCAGCAGAGACAATATCGAAGCCGGCATGATCACCCATCACCCCTGCGGCTTCTCCCACGGCCCCCACCCCAAAGCACTGGCAGCCAGCATGACCGCGCCGAAAAAAGAGACCGATGAAGTGGCGGTCATGATCGACGCCCGCTGGCCGCTGGAAGTCGCCCCTTTGCCCGACGGGGCTGAAAACACAAATTATGTCTTTTCATGGCAGGGCAACAACGCGGAGTAGCCAAGCCAAGCTAAATCGAAAATATTAAGGAGACGAACGTGAAACTTGCATCGCTCAACCACGGCCGCGACGGCCAACTCATTGTGGTTTCCCGTGACCTGAAAATGGCTGTACATGCCCATGACATCGCGCCAACATTGCAATTCGCCCTCGATAACTGGCACGAAGTCGAAGCGGACTTGCAGCATTTATACCGCAACCTCAATGACGGTATCGCGCAACATACCTTCCCTTTCAATCCGGCTTTATGCAGCTCCCCCCTTCCGCGGGCCTATCAGTGGGCCGATGGTAGCGCTTACGTTAACCATGTCGAGCTAGTCCGTAAGGCCAGGGGGGCGGACATGCCGGAGAGTTTCTGGACCGATCCCTTGATTTACCAAGGCATGTCAGATGGTTTCTTGGCTCCTACCGAAGATATCAAGGTTGCCGACGAGCAATGGGGGATCGATTTTGAAGGGGAAATAGCCATTATCACCGACGATATTGCGATGGGCACCCGCACCGAAGAAGTCCATGGCCATATCAAGCTGCTGATGCTGGTCAACGATGTCTCGCTGCGCAACCTGATCCCGGCTGAACTTGCCAAAGGATTTGGGTTTTTCCAGTCCAAACCGTCGTCGGCCTTCTCGCCTGTTGCCGTGACGCCGGATGAACTGGGTAACAGCTGGCATGATTACAAACTCCATCACCGGCTCACTGTTCACCTCAACGGGGAGTTATTCGGCCAGCCCCATGCCGGCACTGACATGACGTTTAATTTCGCCGAGCTTATCCAACATGTAGCCAAAAGCCGGGCCATTTTCGCCGGTAGCATAATCGGCTCGGGAACAGTCTCGAATAAGGACCGCAGCAACGGTTCGTGCTGCCTTGCCGAGCGCCGTATGTTGGAGACCTTGGAGTATGGCCATGCTGAAACGCCTTTCATGAAATTTGGCGATACGGTCAAGATCGAAATGTTTGACGACAGCGGCCACTCCATTTTCGGGGCCATAGAACAAACCGTCGCTCGATACGAACATCATTATCACGATGAAGATTTGAACCACCATAACCCACATCATCAGCAATAATTAGAAAACGGGACCGATTAACTTGGAATGAGTCCTTGGAGTAGGCACTCGGAGTTGCCGTTAGAATATTGGGGCTAAGGATAAAACAACGTGAAATTGTATGATTACTATCGCTCATCGGCATCGTACCGGGTGCGAATTGCGCTAAACATAAAGGGACTCAACTACCAACAGGTAGCGGTTTCGCTACTCGACAACGAGCAGCGCAGCACCGCCTACGCTGCACTTAACCCCAGCCAACTGGTGCCGGGCTTTTCACCCGCCGCAACAGAGCCAGCAGATGCTTTGACGCTAGAGGGGGGCTCTGGCGGTGATACCGGGATATTGGGCCAGTCGCTGGCCATCATTGAATATTTGGACGAGTATTACCCCGAGCCGGCGTTACTCCCCAGCGATCCTTGGCACAAAGCTCAATGTCGAGAGATCGCCTTGGTTGTTGCCTGTGACATTCACCCCCTGAACAATTTGCGAGTCCTTAACTATTTAAACAGTGAGCTGGGGGTCAGCCAAAATGAAAAAATGATTTGGTATCACCACTGGTTGAGACAAGGTTTCCAAAGCCTGGAAACTCTCTCTAGACGTTATCACACCCAGTTTACCTGCACTGAAACGCCTTCCCTAGCTGATATCTGCCTGATCCCTCAGCTCTACAATGCCAAGCGATTCGGATTTGACACCAAGCATTACCCAAGGCTGCTAGAGATCGAGCAACGTTGTTTGCAACTGCCTCCATTTCAACAGGCCCACCCGGATAACCAGTAAAGGAGAGAACGATGACGAACCAAGATCCTAACGGCAATGGTTATCACTCGGACACTCAGCCAAAACTGCTATGGATGCCGGAAAAAGATCGCATCCACAATAGCAGGCTGTATCAATTCATGGTTGAGTTGAGCGAGAAAAAAAACATCCTCTATCATGACTATAATCAGCTCCACCATTGGAGTGTCAGCCACAGTGAAGAATTCTGGAGCATGGTGTGGGACTTCTGCAAAGTCGAGGGGGCCAAGAAGCCCCCAGTGGCATTTTGCCCGCCAGAGAGCACAACCCCGGCCAAGGATACCCAATGGTTCCCCTATGCCAAGCTCAACTATGCCGAAAACCTGCTTCGCGACTGGCGTACCCGCGCCGCGGCGGATGCCATCATATTCCAGTGCGAAGGCGATCCCGAGCAGCGCCAGCACCTCAGTTGGCAACAGCTCTACCGGCAAACCTCGCAGGTCGCCAGTTTTCTCCATAACCATGGGGTCAAAAAAGGCGATGTCGTCGCCGGCTACCTGCCCAATATCCCCCAAACTGTCGTCGCGATGCTGGCCACAGCTTCTCTGGGGGCTATTTGGACGTCGACGTCACCGGATTTCGGTACCGAAAGCGTCATTGAGCGCTTCGGACAAACCCAACCCAAGGTGCTGTTTTTCGCCCAGGGTTACCAGTACAACGGCAAACCCGTCTCCTACCGCGACAAAGTCGCTGAGGTAAGCGCCAGTATTCCCGGGCTGGAGCATGTAGTCGAAATATCCGCAGTAGCACCTAGCCCGGGCCAATCCACCAAAACAGCCATACCAGATACCGTCAGCCAGCATTTTTGGCACGACATACTCGACAGCACGGTACCCTGCGAGCTCGGCTTCACGCCGGTCCCGTTCGACCACCCGCTCTATATCCTCTATTCGTCAGGTACAACGGGAAAACCCAAATGTATTGTGCACAGCGTTGGCGGCACCCTCCTCAACCACCTCAAGGAGCATCAGCTGCAAACTGATATCCGCTCCGGCGACCGGGTATTTTTCTTCACCACTTGCGGCTGGATGATGTGGAACTGGCTCGTATCTGGCCTTGCCTGCGGCGCGACCTTGGTGTTGTATGACGGCTCGCCCTTCTATCCCGACGGCAACGTTTTGTGGCAGCTAGCCGAGCAAGAGCAGATAACGTTGTTTGGTACCTCGGCCAAGTACCTCGAGACCTTGGAAAAGCAAGGCTATCGCCCCAAAGACAACACAGACCTGTCCTCGCTGCGTACCCTGTGCTCTACCGGCTCAGTGCTTGCCCCTGAGCAATTTGATTATGTCTATGACGCTATCCATGATGATATTCAACTCGCCAGCATTTCAGGCGGCACCGACATCTGCGGCTGCTTTGCCATTGGTAACCCTCTCGGCCCGGTTTACCGTGGTGAATGCCAAGGGTTGGCACTGGGGATGGACGTACAGGTCTTCAATGACAATGGCCAAGCGATTTACCAACAGCAAGGTGAGCTCGTCTGCCGCAACAGCTTTCCCAATCAACCGGTTGGATTCTGGAACGATCCAGACGGCAGCAAGTACCACAACGCCTATTGGAATAGCTTCCCCGGTGTTTGGCATCATGGCGACTTCGTCAGCCTATCCAGTACCGGGGGGATGGTGTTCTACGGCCGCTCCGATGCGGTTCTTAACCCTAGCGGGATAAGAATAGGTACCGCTGAAATATACCGCCAGGTAAACCGGTTGGAGGAAGTCAAAGACTCGCTGGTTATCGGCCAGAACAAAGGCACCGATGTTCGTGTTGTCTTGTTTGTCCAATTAACCGAAGGGGAACAGCTCACAGACGAGCTGAAAGCCCGTATCCAGAAGACGATCCGCGAGCACTGCTCGCCGCGCCATGTGCCGGAAGTAATCCTGGCGGTAAAAGATGTCCCCCGCACCAAGTCGGGCAAGCTGGTCGAGTTGGCCGTGCGCAATATCGTCCACAACCAACCGGTGAAAAATATCGGTGCACTGGCCAACCCTGAATCTTTGGAAGAGTTTAAGGACAGGGATGAGTTGAAGATTTAGCCTTAGGCTTAATGTGCTAACACCAGAGCCAACGTAAAAACCGCCCATACCAGTAAGCCGGTATGGGCGGTTTTATAATATACAGTCCCGAAACAAGGGCGATATTATGAGCTCTCTTTCATCGCAGAGATAACCGATGGGTCATTCAGCAAGTTAAAGAGCATGCTTTTAGCTGATGCTCGCTGGGAATCGGATAGCACCTTCTTTGGGTTTTCCCTGGCGAGGGTTAGGATATTCTTGATGAACTTGCTGTTAGTTCCGGATAGCTCATAGACAAAGCGGAGGGTATCGAGCAGCTCACCCTGAGGCAAACTGTAAACCGCCATTTCACAGCTCAGTCCATCCATCGAAAGAAAATTGTTTACCACTTCCCTACGTTCAGCATTGAACTTCTCTTTGGCTAAATGGCCGTCAATCAACGCCTGAACTCTGTCGGCGATAGCTACAGGCACTTCCATGGTTTTTGTTTCTTGATTCATTACTGATTCTCCTGCTCTCGCTGGTACACAATGCCGATACTGGTTGGTGGGATTTACCTCCAGCTCAAGCAATTTGGTTACGTTTCTTTCCTGACAACTTTAGACTAACCACCTTCAAATAAGGGGTTATAAATCTGAGATACCCAACAGTACCTGCTCTAATTCATCCCAGGGCATGAGCTGACTGTCGATCACTTCGAGGCGGCTTTCAAACCCTTCCAGAGTCACTTGGTTAACAGACACTACACCATTGTTGACGTTGAACGCGTGGCAGCCCTTGTTAGTATTAACCACGCCTTTGACCCGCTCAGCCGTCAAGTTACAGAACATGGCAAAGAGTTGGTCAAAATCAAAAGTGATTTCGGCACCAAAAATCCAGCCACAGCTGAAGTAGCCCTGACCTTTGTTTTCCTTGCGGATAAACTTCTGGTTCGGCGGCAACTGGAACTGGGGCTCCATTTCTGCATGCTCATGGTGATGGGCCTCCATTGCCGGTGCCTCGTTTTGCGCAGCCCTGTCCGTATCAAGCAGGTTGGCTGGAAACTCGCCCTGCTTGACCAGCATACTCGCCAGTTTCTTTGGCTGTTGAGTCGCCACCCAGTGCTCGAAGATACCGACATCAACCTCATCACACTCGTCAAGTTTGTTGCCAATAACAATTTCTGCCACATCGAGCTGATCGTTGAAGTTCTGGTTTTCCGTATACTTTTTATTGGAAAGGTTACGCGGGTCAACCAAAGCCACCGTCGCCTTCAAGTCGATGTAGTCCTTGAACTGGCTTGAAGTCAGAACCGAGATGATCTTATGCGGATGGCCAAGCCCTGTCGGCTCTATCAGCAGCCGGTCGGGGTTCTGACGAAGCAAGGCCGTGATCCCGACGGATGTCGGTACTCCGGCTGTACAGCACATACAGCCGCCCGGTACCTCTTTGATCATTGCGCCAGAATCGGTAAGAATGGCACCATCAATCCCGATTTCACCAAATTCGTTGACCAGAACCGCCCACTTTTCATCGGCTGGCTTGTTCTTAAGCAGGTTGAGAATCGTTGTGGTTTTGCCAACCCCAAGGAAACCGGTGATAACATTCGTTGGTATACGCATAGTGAGTGTTTTTTCCGAAAATATTGACGGCAAATTACCATGAAATGCGCCTGTGCCACAAATCAGGTTTTTGATTTATTTTGTGATTTTGACTAAGCCTATAATACAAACCCAATTTTGATTAAAAAGTCGCCCCGATTGGGCACATAACACACATTTTACCTTTTTATACCAAGCCATCATTGGCAATTGTGCTCACAGTTTGATTACATATCGTTTTCCGTGAGATTGCTAACACGCAAGGAGCATCTATGCTAAACCCTGCAACAGCGCAAGCAGTGATCGACCATGCCCTATTCCTTGGCGCCGATTTTGCCGAACTGTTCGTTGAACACCACCAGTCCAGCTCTGTCGAGCTTCTATCTGGTGATATCGACAAAGTAAATTCCGGTATCGATTTTGGTATTGGTATTCGCTTATTCTTCGGCCACAAAGTGCTTTATGGCTACACCAACAGCACCGACGAGGAAGAACTTAAACGCGTCACCAGCCTACTCGCCGCCAAAGACAAACGCGACCAAATCGCCAATGCGGGCGCACTCAACCTCAACCGCTACCAGAGCAAGCACATTTGCCACCAGCCCTTGAGCCAAAACCCGAACCTTGAGGCCAAGATTGCTTTCCTGCGCCAGTGTGATAATGCTGCGCGGGATGAAGATGACAAGATCAACCAGTTCATCGGCCGTATCTTGCAGCGCGAGCAGCAAATCGAGATTTTCAACTCAACGGGACTGCACATTGGTGATACCCGCCATTATACCCGTGTCGCGGCTACCGCCATTGCCCAGAACGGCAGCGAGCAGTCTACGGGCTTCGAAGCACCGGGGGCGCTGACGGGTTGGGAATTCAATACCCAGCTTGATGCCAGAGAGCTTGGCCAAACCGTTGCGAAACAAGCTATGGTCAAACTCTTTGCCGACAATTGCCCGTCAGGTGAAATGCCTGTCATTATCGGCAATGGGTTTGGTGGGGTCATTTTCCACGAAGCGTGTGGTCACTTGCTAGAGACAACTTCGGTTGCCAAAAAAGCCTCAGTCTTCCACGATAAAATGGGCGAAATGATTGCCAATCCTGTAGTCAGTGCGGTTGATGACGGTACGATGACCAACGAGTGGGGCTCAATCAATATCGATGACGAAGGGATGGAAACCCAGCGCACCCAATTAATCAAAGACGGTCAGTTGACCAGCTTCATGGTTGATCACATGGGCTCACTCAAAACTGGCTTTGCGCCTACCGGCTCAGGCCGTCGCGAGTCTTACAAATTTGCCCCGACTTCAAGAATGCGTAACACCTTCATCGAGCCGGGTGATAGCTCGCTGGACGAGATGATTGCTAACGTCGAAAAAGGCATTTATGCCAAGAAGATGGGCGGCGGCTCGGTGCAGCCGGGTACGGGTGAATTCAACTTTGCCGTTCAGGAGGCTTACTTGGTTGAAAACGGCCAGATCACCAAACCACTAAAATCAGCCACGTTGATCAGCACGGGACCTAAAGTGCTTAAAGAAATCTCCATGATCGGACGTGATTTTGCCTTGGCCGCAGGAATGTGTGGCTCAGTGAGCGGTTCGGTGCCAACCACCGTTGGCCAGCCAGCGCTTAAAGTGGACAACATTCTTGTAGGGGGTAACTAATGGCCGAACAACAACTGCAACACGCGATTGATCAAGTACTCGAGCGTGCCAAAGCCGCCGGTGCCGAAGCCGATGTCATTGCCAGCAGCAGCAACAACTTCTCGCTGAAAGCCAATGCGGGCGAGCTCGACGAGTACAAAGTGACATCCGGCCAGGTGATTGGCGTGCGTATCGTCAAAGATCAGCATATTGCGACTAGCTACTCTGAGTCACTAGAACCTGCCAGCCTAGATATGATGGTGGAGCATGCCCTTGCCAATGCGACCTACACTAAGCAGGATCAGCATCAAACCATTGCGTGTGCCAATAGTCAGCTTGTCACCGAGTACCCAGAGATCTATCAAACAGACACAGCAACGGTGGATGACAAAATCGCTCTGGCACTAGCGTTGGAGAAAGGCGTAGTTGAAAAACCAAACGCAACCTCTGCGCCTTACAACGGTTTCGGCGAATCCGATAGCCAGGTCATTCTAGCCAATACCCTTGGCACCCGTTGTTATCACAAAGAGCGTTCAACCTATTGTTATGCCTACACACTGTTTGAAAAAGACGGCAAGCAAGCGATGCACGGCGGCATGTCGACCGGCCGTCGTTTTGAAGAGTTAGACCCACAGTACTGTATCAACCACGGTTACGACATGGCAAAAGCCTTGCTAGATGGTGAGCCGGTGACAACCGGAAACTACAGTGTGGTGTTTGATCTCAATTGCCTAAGCAGCCTGTTTGGCGCATTTGGGATGTGCTTCTCGGGCCAATCGGCCATGAAAGGCATCAACCCATGGCGTGATTCTTTAAATTCCATGGTAGCGAGCCCATTGCTCACGATTTCCGATACTGCCTATATCGAAGGAGGCTCAGCCATCAAAGCCTTCGATAGCGAAGGTTTTGCAACTCGCGACACCATCTTGGTCGGTGAAGGACAATTGCAGAGCTTGCTCCACAACAGCCATACGGCAAACTTCTTCGGTATTGAGAATACCGCTAATGGCTCCCGCTCTGCCAAAGGTGGACTTGGCGTTTCTGCGCGACATACGGTTATCGCCACGGGTCAAAGTAGTGACACCGAACTAACTGGGGGAGAATACCTAGAGCTCATCGAGCTACAGGGTGTCCACTCGGGAGCCGATGCGGTAAGCGGTGACTTCTCATTCGGCGCCAGCGGCTTCCTATGCCGAGACGGCAAGCGCATTCAGCCTGTTCGTGGTATTACGGTCGCAGGTAACTTCTATAAAATGATCAAAGAAATTGATGCAGTCGGCGATACACTGGCCCATGATCACGGAAAACATTTCTTTGCACCTCTTATTCGCTTTAGCAAACTCAGCATTGCTGGCAAATAAGGCGCTCTAAAAATAGTCTTCACCCACCGGCAGGAGATATCCCCGCCGGTGGGCTTAATGACAGGTTTGTAATTAAAGCCTTTACCCAACCTATTATTGATATGCCCTTCTTTAATTGAATCTTAAATATCAACGCCCTTCCCCCTAGCTATGTGACTTATATCACACTTAGCCTTATCTTTACTTTCCCCTGACTTTAGCTACTAAAAAACAATCAGTTGCTGAAATTTCCATAACAATTGCATTCACATTTTTTGTTTTAATACCGCTCATACTGAAAAGCATAAATAAGACTGCTTACGTCATAAATACACCGTACAAAAAGGTATTAAAAATTAACAGAAAATCTAAAAGTGGTGCTTTTAACACATTTTTCATCTATTTTCTTGTTAAACATAATGGCTTTATGTAATGCTGATTCAGTGTTTGTAGCAGTAGTTAATATCAACCAATTGTGGAGAATAACAATGAAACGTTCTATGACTCTAGTCGCTGGCCTAATTCTAAGTGCTACTCTTATGGGCTGTTCTAGCAGCGAAGAAGCAGAGCAGCTAAGTCAACTAACAAATAAAGTTGATGCACTATCTGATCAAGTTGCCGGCCTACAGAGCCAGCAAGATCAAATGGCAGGTGCTATCAACGACACCCGCGCGACATCTGACGCGGCATACCAAGAAGCAATGCGTGCTAAC
Proteins encoded:
- a CDS encoding acetoacetate--CoA ligase — translated: MTNQDPNGNGYHSDTQPKLLWMPEKDRIHNSRLYQFMVELSEKKNILYHDYNQLHHWSVSHSEEFWSMVWDFCKVEGAKKPPVAFCPPESTTPAKDTQWFPYAKLNYAENLLRDWRTRAAADAIIFQCEGDPEQRQHLSWQQLYRQTSQVASFLHNHGVKKGDVVAGYLPNIPQTVVAMLATASLGAIWTSTSPDFGTESVIERFGQTQPKVLFFAQGYQYNGKPVSYRDKVAEVSASIPGLEHVVEISAVAPSPGQSTKTAIPDTVSQHFWHDILDSTVPCELGFTPVPFDHPLYILYSSGTTGKPKCIVHSVGGTLLNHLKEHQLQTDIRSGDRVFFFTTCGWMMWNWLVSGLACGATLVLYDGSPFYPDGNVLWQLAEQEQITLFGTSAKYLETLEKQGYRPKDNTDLSSLRTLCSTGSVLAPEQFDYVYDAIHDDIQLASISGGTDICGCFAIGNPLGPVYRGECQGLALGMDVQVFNDNGQAIYQQQGELVCRNSFPNQPVGFWNDPDGSKYHNAYWNSFPGVWHHGDFVSLSSTGGMVFYGRSDAVLNPSGIRIGTAEIYRQVNRLEEVKDSLVIGQNKGTDVRVVLFVQLTEGEQLTDELKARIQKTIREHCSPRHVPEVILAVKDVPRTKSGKLVELAVRNIVHNQPVKNIGALANPESLEEFKDRDELKI
- a CDS encoding GTP-binding protein, coding for MRIPTNVITGFLGVGKTTTILNLLKNKPADEKWAVLVNEFGEIGIDGAILTDSGAMIKEVPGGCMCCTAGVPTSVGITALLRQNPDRLLIEPTGLGHPHKIISVLTSSQFKDYIDLKATVALVDPRNLSNKKYTENQNFNDQLDVAEIVIGNKLDECDEVDVGIFEHWVATQQPKKLASMLVKQGEFPANLLDTDRAAQNEAPAMEAHHHEHAEMEPQFQLPPNQKFIRKENKGQGYFSCGWIFGAEITFDFDQLFAMFCNLTAERVKGVVNTNKGCHAFNVNNGVVSVNQVTLEGFESRLEVIDSQLMPWDELEQVLLGISDL
- a CDS encoding TldD/PmbA family protein, with the protein product MLNPATAQAVIDHALFLGADFAELFVEHHQSSSVELLSGDIDKVNSGIDFGIGIRLFFGHKVLYGYTNSTDEEELKRVTSLLAAKDKRDQIANAGALNLNRYQSKHICHQPLSQNPNLEAKIAFLRQCDNAARDEDDKINQFIGRILQREQQIEIFNSTGLHIGDTRHYTRVAATAIAQNGSEQSTGFEAPGALTGWEFNTQLDARELGQTVAKQAMVKLFADNCPSGEMPVIIGNGFGGVIFHEACGHLLETTSVAKKASVFHDKMGEMIANPVVSAVDDGTMTNEWGSINIDDEGMETQRTQLIKDGQLTSFMVDHMGSLKTGFAPTGSGRRESYKFAPTSRMRNTFIEPGDSSLDEMIANVEKGIYAKKMGGGSVQPGTGEFNFAVQEAYLVENGQITKPLKSATLISTGPKVLKEISMIGRDFALAAGMCGSVSGSVPTTVGQPALKVDNILVGGN
- a CDS encoding TldD/PmbA family protein, giving the protein MAEQQLQHAIDQVLERAKAAGAEADVIASSSNNFSLKANAGELDEYKVTSGQVIGVRIVKDQHIATSYSESLEPASLDMMVEHALANATYTKQDQHQTIACANSQLVTEYPEIYQTDTATVDDKIALALALEKGVVEKPNATSAPYNGFGESDSQVILANTLGTRCYHKERSTYCYAYTLFEKDGKQAMHGGMSTGRRFEELDPQYCINHGYDMAKALLDGEPVTTGNYSVVFDLNCLSSLFGAFGMCFSGQSAMKGINPWRDSLNSMVASPLLTISDTAYIEGGSAIKAFDSEGFATRDTILVGEGQLQSLLHNSHTANFFGIENTANGSRSAKGGLGVSARHTVIATGQSSDTELTGGEYLELIELQGVHSGADAVSGDFSFGASGFLCRDGKRIQPVRGITVAGNFYKMIKEIDAVGDTLAHDHGKHFFAPLIRFSKLSIAGK
- a CDS encoding Lpp/OprI family alanine-zipper lipoprotein — its product is MKRSMTLVAGLILSATLMGCSSSEEAEQLSQLTNKVDALSDQVAGLQSQQDQMAGAINDTRATSDAAYQEAMRANQRIDNIADSYKK